One genomic region from Candidatus Coatesbacteria bacterium encodes:
- a CDS encoding PAS domain S-box protein, translating to MPVEILLLGESSESLDRLSDWLRTTGYRWRRLQVTEIAELSPSQHRRLIIVDPADRRTVELLGEQSAEPADSVLFTGPARDDVPDIGAETLPPLQDAHELGRFLDDLLTPAQPIRLGLARLDADGRLISVNPYLGRLLELPADTEQAPRDFAALFQQPERLGELLAELRRCGTLSNRRETFRTPEGATRELLLSGIAGTDEDGRFSYIDISLKEPATDQPDPAAALRRVMRRLNTAAPTGELTELLGVFGEGAGLDRLSVYRCPVTAEPARAALEAAWSAAAFADHSLERELPLELLGLRKWHERLRGGEALHAVVDELARAPRKLFARRGAQSIALCPLFVPLVDYSAHVTGGTNGNGRRLWGVLLTEDLGRIKRRDNGERACLEAFGGLLSQHLGQLELRRSLDEAGNCLRNFYVNTPVAYQSLDPRGRVLVVNEIWRRTLGYSAEEVVGRSFADFLPPADAERFAENFARFLELGEVHDIEYELRRRDGSTLTVSYDGRLERDKDGVPRRTHCTFVDISRRKAEERAVLDSEQYFHSLADNLREGLLIYDRRRHRVVYLNPAVGELCGRETEYFLGKDLAAIVGEFVHEEDRPRVTDELRRIIELRRQGGGATLDIEYRLRRADGEVRWVRQRSYPRSAAEEEHSYLLLSDITDSKLRRRELVMSERIQAAVSHTAEVLLQPGNLERDLDEVLAVLGEAAGINRCYLFENHTSFEGRQLSTQRHEWTTPDVEAQLDNPELQDFDYRAVGFGRWIELMERGEAVYGPVDELPATEAEFLAAQDIRSIVVVPVYVGEDWWGFIGFDDCTERRRWSSAEIEALRSAAGIIGQALQRDWMERAVAHSRERYRKLFNSNQDAVYVFHVDDDGRPGNMTDVNDVACERLGYSREELLGLSLAEIDSPAGSERAPKIMERLFTEGSVLFEGEHVTRDGRLIPVEINAQLIELQGRKTVLSTARDISERLAYERALEKSEREYRTLVDNANEAVVVAREDRLVFVNPRTVVLTGYSRDELTSMSFLAFVHPEDRERVAADQRRGLENDTGSTFESTFRIVTKTGEVRSLELRAVAIDWEGLPATLNFLTDITARRRAERALLRSEREKTAILASMNEMVAYYDETLTVQWCNRASAESVGQSIGELLGRHCYEIWHGREDACPGCPVKEALEQGEPRSAEVQTPDGRRWELRGYPVTDENGEVIGAVEVGRDITVESVAREKLAASEARFRSLVGSMSDIIFTLDIEGRHIGLYGNWVQQYGLSEEMFLGKRATEIMPPEQARVHEEAVELILAGAPRADYEWHNAINGELLYFKTTLAPLRDAAGEMTGIVGVGRDVTAETRALNALQQSEERYRRYIDEAPEAVFISNAEGRYLRVNRAARRMTGYNEQELLTMNVGEMLAEESELAGRELYERVRREGRGEQVLAVTDKDDGRHWWKVSAVRLSEKRLLSFAVDITERVEAERALEQRYKYERALARCSRALLSEDDPADALRTALAPLLRACDVGRVYVFENVSDDEVGLCMSQRYEVCAAGIEPQLGNPELKKLAYADGFTRWRDTLSRGDVVRGLVEDFPASEKLILQTQEIKSILVLPLFVGGGWWGFVGFDDCVLPRRWEDDDIQLLRTAAEMISSYFERRRVTAVLAESEQKFRTISEQSLLGVAIIQDDVLVYVNESLAGIVGLEQGELSGAPAERLAELIHPDDRPWMEEQLRRKQAGDTDVKLHSTYRIHHTAGELRWIDQYSKTINYLGRPADFVSLIDITERKRAQVIIRNTAEGVSGATGTEFFNTLVGYLAEALGVAYVFIGLLEEREKGEFIQTRAFSNHGEIGENFDYQLEGTPCSHVIRDNTLCVYPEGVSRLFPEDDDLVKMNVESYIGAPLYDSEGRGLGLMVVMDEEPMERPEFYASILRIFAIRVSTELERSRAEDALRESERLLNEAQEIGSLGSYMWDVTTDELQWSRNMYHLAGLDPDDFAANLSVVSQRIIHPADRERVAAEVAEMAERGAAWPMQFRIIRPDGEVRIWRSISRAVCDDEGRPLRYIGVHHDITEQQRTLEALNRELEITRGLSELYSPLTSPEIGIKEITTAVLDKALELTGSSHGYVSEIEPETGIMLSHTLTEMMPDCDLDLERRAFAFPPGPDGEYQGLWGHALNERKPFYTNTPEKHPASGGGPPQGHVPVERFLAYPVQVGDELLGQIALANADHEYGEADLEVIGRLAEFYALALQRKRFELALTEQEAKLDQMLQTLAEGVVMVDDSGEIVYANQAAEEILELKQDAILGHFYQSRSWNQVDGDGQPHDPEELPLAVALREERRVKNLEHGIVAESGETKWLSVSAAPLRDTLGKLYGAVASFHDVTVRRLAEEQTRSYIDELQLINETAVELSRAADVETILDILGDKLSTLYPESYLLLTLADAVGEEIYIRRHYGFHGLIGKVVNILGNDPRKLGFRPEEMNPQERELYTTGHLARMAEGLYTIGAGKFPRGLTRRVESLLAVESVYAMGFTLGDRPFGGLVLLYTGAGEPPNRFASEAIFKQASFLIRRRWAEQALAASEERFHRMADSIQDGLTIIEGDEVVYTNRRVEEIFGWPAEKLESGGIFEIAEPQERERLKEAQQTAREGQPPEKLEFWINTAEGDRRCVQNRYSYENTHRPGDRYVVTTDITEQKLNQEAILRSKREWERTFDSVPDLITILDDAFRITRANRATAERFQLSPVEVVGQHCYRLFHDTQQPVKECPHVRMLAAGEERLGEEKIGNEDYLISVSPLTDEDGQMIGAVHVARDITELKRTRERYRVLSAQFEAVLNSLTDRVVFVDTAMKVVWTNRTVEHWLGTPMEELRGKNVHELWDGAGDCDICVITEALETGLAQHGNRREGDRRLEIVAFPVMDGEELIGVIEVMRDITDRLESQEAAQRQLMVEQVEQIFSSIRHEIGNALNTLKTTISVLRSNFDSFSEDKRRRYFQRIFDTFKVAERLLMTMKEYQKFDELHLELIQIDRFLREKSGLLVDNAKNHGVELRMKCQAPHALVQADRDALVRVLLNVVDNAINAARDREQGIIEIINRTSKDWVIISVTDNGLGIAAKDLPHVMTPLYTTKPEGSGLGLSIVEKLIQQMGGLVSLESVEGEGTRVTFRLPFYHS from the coding sequence ATGCCGGTAGAGATTCTGCTCCTCGGCGAATCGTCCGAGAGCCTCGACCGACTCAGCGACTGGCTCCGCACCACGGGCTATCGCTGGCGACGGCTCCAGGTCACCGAGATCGCCGAGCTTTCGCCCAGCCAGCACCGGCGCCTGATCATCGTCGATCCCGCCGACCGGCGGACCGTCGAGCTGCTCGGCGAGCAATCCGCCGAGCCGGCCGACAGTGTACTCTTCACCGGCCCGGCCCGGGACGACGTCCCGGACATCGGCGCCGAGACCCTGCCGCCCCTCCAGGACGCCCACGAGCTGGGGCGTTTCCTCGACGACCTGCTGACGCCGGCCCAACCGATCCGTTTGGGGCTGGCCCGCCTCGACGCCGACGGCCGCTTGATCTCGGTCAACCCCTACCTCGGCCGCCTGCTGGAGCTGCCCGCCGACACCGAACAGGCCCCCCGGGATTTCGCCGCCCTCTTCCAACAGCCGGAGCGCCTCGGTGAGCTGCTGGCCGAGCTGCGCCGCTGCGGCACGCTCAGCAACCGGCGCGAGACCTTCCGCACCCCGGAGGGCGCGACCCGGGAGCTGCTGCTCTCCGGCATCGCCGGCACCGACGAGGACGGTCGCTTCAGCTATATCGACATCTCCCTCAAGGAGCCGGCGACCGATCAACCCGATCCCGCCGCGGCCCTGCGCCGGGTGATGCGCCGCCTGAACACCGCGGCGCCGACGGGCGAGCTGACGGAGCTGCTGGGGGTTTTCGGCGAAGGCGCCGGACTGGATCGGCTCAGCGTCTACCGCTGCCCCGTCACCGCTGAACCGGCCAGGGCGGCCCTGGAGGCCGCGTGGAGCGCGGCGGCCTTCGCCGACCACTCCCTGGAGCGGGAACTGCCCCTGGAGCTGCTGGGGCTGCGTAAATGGCACGAGCGCCTGCGCGGCGGCGAAGCCCTGCACGCCGTCGTCGACGAACTCGCCCGGGCGCCGCGCAAACTATTCGCCCGCCGGGGGGCGCAATCGATCGCCCTCTGCCCCCTCTTCGTACCCCTCGTCGATTACAGCGCCCACGTCACCGGCGGCACGAACGGGAACGGCCGGCGGCTGTGGGGAGTGCTGTTGACCGAGGACCTGGGCCGGATCAAACGGCGCGACAACGGCGAACGGGCCTGCCTGGAGGCCTTCGGCGGCCTGCTCTCCCAGCATCTGGGGCAGCTCGAACTCCGGCGCAGCCTCGACGAGGCCGGCAACTGCCTGCGCAACTTCTACGTCAACACCCCGGTGGCCTACCAATCCCTGGACCCCCGGGGCCGCGTGCTGGTGGTCAACGAGATCTGGCGGCGGACCCTGGGCTACAGCGCCGAAGAGGTCGTCGGGCGCTCCTTCGCCGACTTCCTCCCGCCCGCCGACGCCGAGCGCTTCGCCGAGAACTTCGCCCGTTTCCTCGAACTCGGCGAGGTCCACGACATCGAGTACGAGCTGCGGCGCAGGGACGGCTCGACGCTGACCGTCAGCTACGACGGCCGGCTGGAGCGCGACAAGGACGGCGTACCGCGCCGCACCCACTGCACCTTCGTCGACATCAGCCGCCGCAAGGCCGAAGAACGGGCCGTGTTGGATTCGGAGCAGTACTTCCACTCCCTGGCCGACAATCTGCGCGAGGGCCTGCTGATCTACGACCGCCGCCGCCACCGGGTCGTCTACCTCAACCCCGCCGTCGGTGAGCTCTGCGGTCGAGAGACCGAATACTTCCTCGGCAAGGACCTGGCGGCGATCGTCGGCGAGTTCGTCCACGAGGAGGACCGGCCCCGGGTCACCGATGAACTGCGCCGGATCATCGAGCTGCGCCGCCAGGGCGGCGGCGCGACCCTGGACATCGAGTACCGCCTGCGCCGCGCCGACGGCGAGGTGCGCTGGGTTCGCCAACGCAGCTACCCCAGGTCCGCCGCCGAGGAGGAGCACTCCTACCTGCTGCTCAGCGACATCACCGATTCCAAGCTGCGCCGGCGCGAGCTGGTGATGAGCGAGCGCATCCAGGCCGCCGTTTCGCACACCGCCGAGGTGCTGCTGCAACCCGGCAACCTGGAGCGCGATCTCGATGAGGTGCTGGCCGTACTGGGCGAGGCCGCCGGGATCAACCGCTGTTACCTGTTCGAGAATCACACCTCCTTCGAGGGCCGCCAGCTCAGCACCCAGCGCCACGAGTGGACGACCCCGGACGTCGAGGCTCAGCTCGACAACCCGGAGCTGCAGGATTTCGACTACCGCGCCGTGGGCTTCGGGCGCTGGATCGAGCTGATGGAGCGCGGCGAGGCCGTCTACGGCCCCGTCGACGAGCTGCCGGCCACCGAGGCCGAGTTCCTCGCCGCCCAGGACATCCGCTCGATCGTGGTGGTACCGGTCTACGTCGGCGAGGACTGGTGGGGCTTCATCGGCTTCGACGACTGCACCGAGCGCCGGCGCTGGAGCAGCGCCGAGATCGAGGCCCTGCGCTCGGCCGCCGGGATCATCGGTCAGGCCCTGCAGCGCGACTGGATGGAGCGCGCCGTCGCCCATTCGCGGGAACGCTACCGCAAGCTGTTCAACAGCAACCAGGACGCCGTCTACGTCTTTCACGTCGACGACGACGGCCGCCCGGGCAACATGACCGACGTCAACGACGTGGCCTGCGAGCGGCTGGGCTACAGCCGGGAGGAGCTCCTGGGCCTGAGTCTGGCCGAGATCGATTCCCCGGCCGGGAGCGAGCGGGCCCCAAAGATCATGGAGCGCCTGTTCACCGAAGGCAGCGTCCTGTTCGAGGGTGAGCACGTCACCCGGGACGGCCGGCTCATCCCCGTGGAGATCAACGCCCAGCTCATCGAGCTCCAGGGGCGCAAGACCGTCCTCTCCACCGCCCGGGACATCAGCGAGCGCCTGGCCTACGAGCGGGCCCTGGAGAAGAGCGAGCGCGAGTACCGCACCCTCGTCGACAACGCCAACGAGGCCGTCGTCGTGGCCCGCGAGGACCGGCTGGTCTTCGTCAATCCCCGCACCGTCGTGCTGACCGGCTATTCCCGGGACGAGCTGACTTCGATGTCCTTCCTCGCTTTCGTTCACCCCGAAGACCGGGAGCGGGTGGCCGCCGACCAGCGGCGGGGACTGGAGAACGATACCGGTTCGACCTTCGAGTCGACCTTCCGCATCGTCACCAAGACAGGCGAGGTGCGCAGCCTGGAGCTCCGGGCCGTGGCCATCGACTGGGAGGGGCTGCCGGCGACGCTCAACTTCCTCACCGACATCACCGCCCGGCGGCGGGCCGAGCGGGCCCTGCTGCGCTCCGAGCGCGAGAAGACGGCCATCCTGGCCTCGATGAACGAGATGGTGGCCTACTACGACGAGACCCTGACCGTCCAGTGGTGCAACCGGGCCTCGGCGGAATCCGTCGGCCAATCGATCGGCGAGCTCCTCGGCCGGCACTGCTACGAAATCTGGCACGGCCGGGAGGACGCCTGTCCGGGCTGCCCGGTCAAGGAGGCCCTGGAGCAGGGCGAACCCCGCAGCGCCGAAGTACAAACCCCGGACGGCCGCCGCTGGGAGTTGCGCGGCTACCCGGTCACCGACGAGAACGGCGAGGTCATCGGCGCCGTCGAGGTCGGCCGCGACATCACCGTCGAGAGTGTGGCCCGGGAGAAACTGGCGGCCAGCGAGGCCCGCTTCCGCTCCCTGGTGGGCTCGATGAGCGACATCATCTTCACCCTGGACATCGAGGGTCGCCACATCGGCCTCTACGGCAACTGGGTCCAGCAGTACGGCCTCAGCGAAGAGATGTTCCTGGGCAAGCGGGCCACTGAGATCATGCCGCCGGAGCAGGCCCGGGTCCACGAGGAGGCCGTCGAGTTGATCCTGGCCGGCGCCCCGCGGGCGGACTACGAGTGGCACAACGCAATCAACGGCGAGCTTCTCTACTTCAAGACCACCCTCGCACCGCTGCGCGACGCCGCCGGCGAGATGACCGGCATCGTCGGCGTGGGGCGCGACGTCACCGCCGAAACCCGGGCCCTCAACGCCCTGCAGCAGAGCGAGGAGCGCTACCGTCGCTACATCGACGAGGCCCCGGAGGCCGTCTTCATCTCCAACGCCGAGGGGCGCTATCTGCGGGTCAACCGCGCCGCCCGGCGGATGACCGGCTACAACGAGCAGGAACTGCTGACGATGAACGTCGGCGAGATGCTGGCCGAGGAAAGCGAGCTCGCCGGCCGCGAGCTGTATGAGCGGGTCAGGCGCGAGGGCCGCGGCGAGCAGGTCCTGGCCGTCACAGACAAGGACGACGGCCGCCACTGGTGGAAGGTCTCGGCGGTGCGCCTGTCCGAGAAGCGCCTGCTGAGCTTCGCCGTCGACATCACCGAGCGGGTGGAAGCCGAACGGGCCCTCGAGCAGCGTTACAAGTACGAGCGCGCCCTGGCTCGCTGCTCCCGGGCCCTGCTGAGCGAGGACGACCCCGCCGACGCCCTGCGCACGGCGCTGGCGCCGTTGCTGCGGGCCTGCGACGTCGGCCGGGTCTACGTCTTCGAGAACGTCAGCGACGACGAGGTCGGCCTCTGCATGAGTCAGCGCTACGAGGTCTGCGCTGCGGGGATCGAGCCCCAACTGGGCAACCCCGAGCTGAAGAAGCTGGCCTACGCCGACGGCTTCACCCGCTGGCGCGACACCCTGAGCCGCGGCGACGTGGTGCGTGGGTTGGTGGAGGATTTCCCGGCGAGCGAGAAGCTGATCCTCCAGACCCAGGAGATCAAATCGATCCTGGTGCTGCCGTTGTTCGTCGGCGGCGGCTGGTGGGGCTTCGTCGGCTTCGACGACTGCGTGCTGCCTCGGCGTTGGGAGGACGACGACATCCAACTGCTGCGCACGGCGGCGGAGATGATCAGCTCCTACTTCGAGCGGCGTCGGGTGACCGCGGTGCTGGCCGAGAGCGAGCAGAAATTCCGCACCATATCCGAGCAGTCCCTCCTCGGTGTGGCCATCATCCAGGACGACGTTCTCGTCTATGTCAACGAATCCCTGGCGGGCATCGTCGGCCTGGAGCAGGGCGAGCTGTCCGGGGCGCCGGCGGAACGCCTGGCCGAGCTGATCCATCCCGACGACCGGCCCTGGATGGAGGAGCAGCTGCGGCGCAAGCAGGCCGGCGACACCGACGTCAAACTCCACAGCACCTACCGGATCCACCATACCGCCGGCGAGCTGCGCTGGATCGACCAGTACTCCAAGACCATCAACTACCTGGGCCGCCCCGCCGACTTCGTCAGCCTGATCGACATCACCGAACGCAAGCGGGCCCAGGTGATCATCCGCAACACCGCCGAGGGGGTCTCCGGCGCCACGGGGACCGAGTTCTTCAACACCCTGGTCGGCTATCTGGCCGAGGCCCTCGGCGTGGCCTACGTCTTCATCGGTCTGCTGGAGGAGCGCGAGAAGGGCGAGTTCATCCAGACCCGGGCCTTCAGCAACCACGGCGAGATCGGCGAGAACTTCGACTACCAGCTCGAGGGCACCCCCTGCTCCCACGTCATCCGTGACAACACCCTCTGCGTCTACCCCGAGGGCGTCAGCCGGTTGTTCCCCGAGGACGATGACCTGGTCAAGATGAACGTGGAGAGCTACATCGGCGCCCCGCTCTACGACTCCGAGGGCCGCGGTCTGGGCCTGATGGTGGTCATGGACGAGGAGCCGATGGAGCGACCCGAGTTCTACGCCTCGATCCTGCGCATCTTCGCCATACGCGTCTCCACGGAGCTGGAGCGCAGCCGGGCCGAGGATGCGCTGCGTGAATCCGAGCGCCTGCTCAACGAGGCCCAGGAGATCGGCTCCCTGGGGAGCTACATGTGGGACGTGACCACCGACGAGCTCCAATGGTCGCGCAACATGTACCACCTGGCCGGCCTGGATCCCGACGACTTCGCCGCCAACCTCAGCGTGGTCTCCCAGCGGATCATCCATCCCGCCGACCGCGAACGCGTGGCCGCCGAGGTCGCCGAGATGGCCGAGCGTGGCGCGGCCTGGCCGATGCAGTTCCGCATCATCCGCCCCGACGGCGAGGTGCGCATCTGGCGCTCCATCTCCCGGGCGGTCTGCGACGACGAGGGACGTCCGTTGCGCTACATCGGCGTGCACCACGACATCACCGAGCAGCAGCGCACCCTGGAGGCCCTCAACCGGGAGCTGGAGATTACCCGGGGGCTGTCCGAGCTCTACTCACCGCTGACCTCACCGGAGATCGGCATCAAGGAGATCACCACCGCCGTCCTCGACAAGGCCCTCGAACTGACGGGTTCCAGCCACGGCTACGTCTCGGAGATCGAGCCCGAGACCGGCATCATGCTCAGCCATACCCTGACCGAGATGATGCCGGACTGCGATCTGGACCTCGAGCGGCGGGCCTTCGCCTTCCCGCCGGGGCCCGACGGCGAGTACCAGGGTCTCTGGGGCCACGCCCTCAACGAGCGCAAACCCTTCTACACCAACACCCCGGAGAAGCATCCGGCCTCGGGCGGCGGCCCACCGCAAGGCCATGTACCCGTCGAGCGCTTCCTGGCCTACCCGGTCCAGGTGGGCGACGAGCTGCTGGGCCAGATCGCCCTGGCCAACGCCGACCACGAGTACGGCGAGGCCGACCTGGAGGTCATCGGCCGCCTGGCCGAGTTCTACGCCCTGGCCCTGCAGCGCAAGCGTTTCGAGCTCGCCTTGACCGAGCAGGAAGCCAAACTCGACCAGATGCTGCAGACCCTGGCCGAGGGCGTGGTGATGGTCGACGACTCCGGCGAGATCGTCTACGCCAACCAGGCCGCCGAGGAGATCCTCGAACTCAAACAGGACGCGATCCTCGGCCACTTCTACCAGAGCCGGAGCTGGAACCAGGTCGACGGTGACGGCCAGCCCCACGATCCCGAGGAGCTGCCCCTGGCCGTGGCGCTGCGCGAGGAGCGCCGGGTCAAGAACCTGGAACACGGCATCGTCGCCGAAAGCGGCGAAACGAAGTGGCTGTCGGTCAGCGCCGCGCCGCTACGCGACACCCTGGGCAAACTCTACGGCGCCGTGGCCAGCTTCCACGACGTCACCGTCCGTCGGCTGGCCGAGGAGCAGACCCGCAGCTACATCGACGAGCTGCAACTGATCAACGAGACCGCCGTCGAACTCAGCCGGGCCGCCGACGTCGAAACCATCCTCGACATCCTGGGCGACAAACTCAGCACCCTCTACCCCGAAAGCTACCTGCTGCTGACCCTGGCCGACGCCGTTGGTGAGGAGATCTACATCCGCCGCCACTACGGCTTCCACGGCCTGATCGGCAAGGTCGTCAACATCCTGGGCAACGACCCGCGCAAGCTGGGCTTCCGCCCCGAGGAGATGAATCCCCAAGAGCGCGAGCTCTACACCACCGGACACCTGGCCCGGATGGCGGAGGGGCTGTACACCATCGGCGCCGGCAAATTCCCCCGGGGCCTGACCCGACGGGTGGAAAGCCTGTTGGCCGTGGAAAGCGTCTACGCCATGGGCTTCACCCTGGGCGACCGTCCCTTCGGTGGACTGGTGCTGCTCTACACCGGCGCTGGCGAACCGCCCAACCGTTTCGCCAGCGAGGCCATCTTCAAGCAGGCCTCCTTCCTCATCCGCCGGCGCTGGGCCGAACAGGCCCTGGCCGCCAGCGAGGAGCGCTTCCACCGCATGGCCGACAGCATCCAGGACGGGTTGACGATCATCGAGGGCGACGAGGTGGTCTACACCAACCGCCGCGTCGAGGAGATCTTCGGCTGGCCGGCGGAGAAACTGGAGAGTGGCGGGATCTTTGAAATCGCCGAACCCCAAGAGCGGGAGCGGCTCAAGGAGGCCCAGCAGACCGCCCGCGAGGGCCAACCGCCGGAGAAGCTGGAGTTCTGGATCAACACCGCCGAGGGCGACCGCCGTTGCGTCCAGAACCGCTATTCCTACGAGAACACCCACCGACCCGGCGACCGCTACGTCGTCACCACGGACATCACCGAACAGAAACTGAACCAGGAAGCCATTCTGCGCTCCAAGCGCGAGTGGGAGCGCACCTTCGACAGCGTTCCCGACCTGATCACCATCCTGGACGACGCCTTCCGCATCACCCGCGCCAACCGGGCCACGGCGGAGCGCTTCCAGCTCAGCCCCGTCGAGGTCGTCGGCCAGCACTGTTACCGTCTGTTCCACGATACTCAACAACCCGTCAAGGAATGTCCCCACGTCAGGATGCTGGCCGCCGGCGAGGAACGCCTGGGCGAGGAGAAAATCGGCAACGAGGATTACCTGATCAGCGTCAGCCCGCTCACCGACGAGGACGGCCAGATGATCGGCGCCGTCCACGTGGCCCGGGACATCACCGAGCTCAAGCGCACCCGGGAACGCTACCGGGTGTTGAGCGCCCAGTTCGAGGCCGTGCTCAACTCACTGACCGACCGCGTCGTCTTCGTCGATACCGCGATGAAGGTCGTCTGGACCAACCGTACCGTCGAGCACTGGCTGGGCACGCCGATGGAGGAACTGCGCGGCAAGAACGTCCACGAACTCTGGGACGGCGCCGGCGACTGCGATATCTGCGTGATTACGGAGGCCCTGGAGACCGGCCTGGCCCAGCACGGCAACCGCCGCGAGGGCGACCGCCGCCTGGAGATCGTCGCCTTCCCGGTGATGGACGGTGAGGAACTGATCGGCGTCATCGAGGTCATGCGCGACATCACCGACCGCCTCGAGTCCCAGGAGGCCGCCCAGCGACAGCTGATGGTCGAGCAGGTCGAACAGATCTTCTCCTCGATCCGCCACGAGATCGGCAACGCCCTCAACACCCTCAAGACCACCATCAGCGTCCTGCGCTCCAACTTCGACAGCTTCTCCGAGGACAAGCGCCGCCGCTACTTCCAGCGCATCTTCGACACCTTCAAGGTCGCCGAGCGGCTGTTGATGACGATGAAGGAGTACCAGAAATTCGACGAACTCCACCTCGAGCTGATCCAGATCGATCGCTTCCTGCGCGAGAAGAGCGGCTTGCTGGTCGATAACGCCAAGAACCACGGCGTCGAGCTGCGGATGAAGTGCCAGGCCCCTCACGCCCTGGTCCAGGCCGACCGCGACGCCCTGGTGCGCGTGCTGTTGAACGTGGTCGACAACGCCATCAACGCCGCCCGGGATCGCGAGCAGGGCATCATCGAGATCATCAACCGCACCTCCAAGGACTGGGTCATTATCAGCGTCACCGACAACGGCCTCGGCATCGCCGCCAAGGACCTGCCCCACGTCATGACCCCCCTCTATACCACCAAACCCGAGGGCAGCGGTCTGGGGCTCTCCATCGTCGAGAAGCTGATCCAGCAGATGGGCGGCCTGGTCTCCCTGGAATCCGTCGAGGGCGAGGGCACCCGGGTGACCTTCCGCCTGCCCTTCTACCATTCCTGA